The Candidatus Defluviibacterium haderslevense DNA window AGTTAATAAGCCACAAAAAAACAAGGCCATAGCAGGTACAGGCAAGCCGGAAAAAGTACTGGAAGCACCTTGGGTCTCAATATTGAATCGCGCCAATCTGAATGCTGCCATAATGGGCAACAAAAAACTAATCCATGCAAAACCTTGAATCCATGGAAACTGTGCCTGATGAGTCATCAATAATTGATAACAAATAAGGCCTGGAACAAGGCCAAATGAGACAATGTCCGCTAATGAATCAAGTTGCACACCGAGAGGAGATTCCTGATGTAATGCTCTTGCAATAAATCCATCTAGGAAATCAGCAATCATCGCACCTAAAATGCATAAAAATGCAGTCCAATAATGTTCTTGTATGAGCATTAAAGAGGCGACACAGCCAAAAAACAAATTGCATGCGGTAATTAGATTTGCTATAGTAAACACTTAGCCTGGATTTTGGGCAAAAC harbors:
- a CDS encoding CDP-alcohol phosphatidyltransferase family protein, giving the protein MFTIANLITACNLFFGCVASLMLIQEHYWTAFLCILGAMIADFLDGFIARALHQESPLGVQLDSLADIVSFGLVPGLICYQLLMTHQAQFPWIQGFAWISFLLPIMAAFRLARFNIETQGASSTFSGLPVPAMALFFCGLLTDFIASTYWSNLLVQPWFIVFYILVFSWLMISRLPIIKFYISKHWIQEHIILVISGLLCFGAAVLINLMFISFIIVIHIIYSLIYSSRQKKII